Proteins encoded within one genomic window of Bacillus sp. F19:
- a CDS encoding succinate dehydrogenase cytochrome b558 subunit, which translates to MAGNREYLNRRLHSLLGVIPVGVFLIQHLVVNNFATRGEEAFNNAAHFMESLPFRVVLETFIIFLPLLYHAIYGIYIAFTAKNNVSKFGYFRNWMFMLQRISGVITLIFVSWHVWETRIAAAFGAEVNFDMMASIFSNPFMIVFYAVGVVSTIFHFANGLWSFAVSWGITVTPRSQLISTYVTIALFLALSYVGVSTIFAFV; encoded by the coding sequence ATGGCTGGAAACAGAGAATATTTAAACCGCAGACTTCATTCTTTGCTTGGAGTTATCCCGGTTGGCGTCTTCTTAATTCAGCATCTTGTTGTAAATAACTTTGCAACAAGAGGAGAAGAAGCGTTTAATAATGCTGCACATTTTATGGAAAGCTTGCCATTTAGAGTTGTTCTGGAAACTTTTATTATATTCCTGCCTCTTTTATACCATGCGATCTATGGAATTTACATTGCGTTTACAGCTAAAAATAATGTAAGCAAGTTTGGCTACTTCCGCAACTGGATGTTTATGCTTCAAAGGATTTCAGGCGTGATTACATTAATCTTTGTATCCTGGCATGTATGGGAAACAAGAATTGCAGCCGCATTTGGCGCCGAAGTGAATTTTGACATGATGGCCTCCATTTTCAGTAATCCATTCATGATTGTATTTTATGCAGTAGGTGTTGTTTCAACGATTTTCCACTTTGCAAACGGACTGTGGTCATTTGCTGTGAGCTGGGGAATTACTGTGACTCCAAGATCTCAGCTGATCTCAACTTATGTGACGATCGCACTTTTCCTGGCTTTATCTTACGTTGGAGTCAGTACTATTTTTGCATTTGTTTGA
- a CDS encoding YslB family protein: protein MQVPAFAYELLREVLIPDILGRESASMLYWAGKSLARKYPAESIEELIAFFSLAGFGTLSLVHKKKDEMEFQLEGELIKTRFKTMKEPSFQLEAGFLAQQAQRMNKQITETYEQVKKRADKVHFTVKWDYKDMEFDND, encoded by the coding sequence ATGCAAGTGCCCGCATTCGCCTATGAGCTGTTAAGAGAGGTTCTTATTCCGGATATTCTCGGGAGAGAATCCGCATCTATGCTTTACTGGGCAGGTAAAAGCCTTGCGCGCAAATATCCTGCAGAATCAATAGAAGAGCTTATTGCTTTCTTTTCATTAGCCGGCTTTGGAACTCTTTCATTGGTACATAAGAAAAAAGATGAAATGGAATTTCAGCTTGAAGGCGAACTGATCAAAACAAGATTCAAAACGATGAAAGAGCCTTCTTTTCAGCTTGAAGCGGGATTTCTGGCACAGCAGGCGCAGCGAATGAACAAGCAGATAACAGAAACCTATGAACAAGTAAAAAAACGTGCGGATAAAGTGCACTTTACAGTGAAATGGGATTACAAAGACATGGAGTTCGACAACGATTAA
- a CDS encoding aspartate kinase, with protein MGLVVQKFGGTSVGSPEKIMNAARRVIEEKNNGNDVVVVVSAMGKTTDHLVSLAAVITQKPSKREMDMLLSTGEQVTISLLTMALQAQGYDAVSYTGWQAGIKTENVHSNARISGIDSDKINEQLQAGKVVVVAGFQGLADKQEITTLGRGGSDTTAVALAASLKADKCDIYTDVTGVFTTDPRFVKSARKLDGISYDEMLELANLGAGVLHPRAVEFAKNYGVPLEVRSSSEKERGTLIEEETKMEQNLVVRGIAFEDQVSRITVCGLPSGLKTLSTIFKTLASHGINVDIIIQSSTDSSLASLSFSVKTDDVEETVHVLETYQSELGFEKIESEGGLSKVSIVGSGMVSNPGVAAEMFHVLAEEGIEVKMVSTSEIKVSTVIIHEDMVKAVEALHDAFELSQQPAKVL; from the coding sequence GTTGTTTCTGCAATGGGGAAAACAACGGATCATTTAGTTTCCCTGGCAGCGGTAATCACTCAAAAACCAAGCAAGCGCGAAATGGACATGCTGCTTTCAACTGGTGAACAAGTGACGATCTCTCTTTTGACTATGGCTCTTCAGGCACAAGGATACGATGCTGTTTCATACACAGGCTGGCAGGCTGGCATAAAGACTGAAAATGTCCACAGCAATGCGAGAATTTCAGGGATTGATTCAGATAAAATCAATGAGCAGCTCCAAGCAGGAAAAGTTGTTGTCGTTGCAGGCTTTCAGGGACTTGCAGACAAACAGGAAATAACGACGCTCGGCCGCGGCGGTTCAGATACGACAGCTGTTGCACTGGCAGCTTCTCTTAAAGCAGATAAATGCGATATTTATACAGATGTAACAGGTGTATTTACGACAGATCCACGTTTTGTAAAAAGTGCAAGAAAGTTAGACGGCATCTCATATGATGAAATGCTCGAGCTTGCGAATCTTGGCGCAGGTGTACTTCACCCCCGTGCTGTTGAATTTGCAAAAAATTACGGAGTTCCTTTGGAAGTCAGATCAAGCTCAGAGAAAGAAAGAGGCACTTTAATTGAGGAGGAAACAAAGATGGAACAGAATTTAGTTGTAAGAGGAATTGCGTTTGAAGATCAAGTATCACGAATCACGGTTTGCGGATTGCCAAGCGGCCTCAAAACCCTGTCTACTATTTTCAAAACACTTGCAAGCCACGGAATTAATGTGGATATTATTATTCAAAGTTCGACAGACAGCAGCTTGGCCTCTCTCTCCTTTTCTGTGAAAACAGATGATGTGGAAGAAACCGTTCATGTTCTTGAAACCTATCAATCCGAGCTTGGCTTTGAAAAAATAGAATCAGAAGGCGGTCTTTCAAAAGTCTCCATCGTCGGTTCTGGAATGGTCTCAAATCCGGGAGTGGCGGCAGAAATGTTCCATGTTCTTGCCGAAGAAGGTATTGAAGTGAAAATGGTCAGCACGTCTGAAATTAAAGTGTCAACTGTGATCATCCATGAAGATATGGTGAAGGCGGTAGAAGCGCTGCATGATGCCTTTGAATTATCACAGCAGCCTGCAAAAGTGCTGTAA